In Podospora pseudopauciseta strain CBS 411.78 chromosome 2 map unlocalized CBS411.78m_2, whole genome shotgun sequence, the genomic stretch CCATGGTCTTCCGCTGCCTACACCACATGGAAGCACCAGCACAACGTCGGCCCATTTTGCTGCTCCTTTACCCAACAGCAACTACACTAACAAGTGGGATTTCAGTAGCGTAACCTACAATTCCACTATGAGCTTAGAGGACAGGCTGCCTGCTTTGTTCCCAAATACCATGGACTCGATACCCGGTCTATTGGATTCGGGGACCTAAGGCGGAGCAACGATCTTGGACTTCTGCGAGATATCGGGGATCAACAGACCGCCAGCCGCTCATCAAGTTAGAGTGTGCTCGAAACATGCAAGTTGGACGCATCATTTCTCACAATACACCTTCTTGGTCACGAATAGGAGGCAAACTTTACGTCTTAGTTGGACAGTGCCGTCTCAGACGGGGATGATTGGAGTGCTTCATGGTAAAGGTGGTGGTCACAACAGCTCCGCTACAAAGCTACACCTTGCTGGATCGATATGCCAAACCTGGAAGCGGAGTCCTGTCCTACATTAGCGTGGGCTTCCTGGCCAGTCATCTCTGGATGATGTGCGGGAGTGTGGACTTACACAAGTGACGGACAGATATCCCCTGGTCGCACTAAGAACATATGTCAAATCATGAAGCGCTCCATTGCCAGAGCCACAATGCATGCGGCCTGAAAGAGATCTCGGTGTCTATTTAGATCTGAAATCCGCACCATCGGCCCCGCTGCTTACCTTCCGCCATCGGCTACTCCCTCCGCCCAGGCATGGTATTGGTAATCGCAATAGCTAACACGAAGGACCATGTCTATTGTTGGTAGCACATCCCTGAAATGGGGACAAGTATCCCGCAAACACCCGCGATATGCGGGCATTTGCATGCTCACCGTGTTGCCAACAAGTGGCTGTTCTATGATAGCTCATAGAGCCCTCCGACTTGAAATGCCTATGGATATCCGACAATTAAACCACCCTTCTCACCAgtcttccttttcccttGTATCCACCTTGCTTGACAGGTACTGACCCTGACTCTACCAGTATGACGCTACTGATATCTTTCAAACAACACTTCACGTACCAGCTCTTAGACTACCTAACCATACAGAGCACCATCCTTCTTCTACTTCTCGGCATATCAACCTACCAAGTTGTACACTTTCTGCGAGCAAGAAACAGACCACTACTCCCAACCAGTCCGCCTGGTGAGTTTCTTCTTGGACACTACCGGCTAGTCCCTGAAGATGCCGCTTTCAAAAAGTATGCAGAATGGTCAAAAGAGTATAGTACGTTGCCACTTGACATTACAACCCTTCACAAAGGGATCAGTACCCGGTTGGGGTCTCTGACAGTATGCAGACAGCGATGTGCTCTTTTTCAAGACCTTTGGGACGAAGTGGATAGTATTGAACAGCTTGGAATCGGCAACAGAGCTGCTTGAGAAGAGAGGATCAAATTATGCGGATCGTCCGCGATTTGTGATGTTTGAGGAGTAAGTTCTGAAAACTAACCACCCCTGAGTACCCCTTTTCAACACCCACCTTGATATAGAGGCGCGGATACTTGGATCGAAAAGGGTTTACAGAATCAACATCGGTAATCGAGCTTTCAACTGATGGAGCCAACACACAGAATGGGCTGGTCCCCAACTCTCACATGGCTTCGCTGGGGGCCAAAATACCATCTTCACCGCAAAGTCTTACAGCCCCCTTTTGCCAAGTCCAAAGTAGGGCAGTATCAAGACTATCAGCTACGAGAGGCGCTGATATGCTGCAAAAGCATGCTCGACGACCCGGAAAACTGGGTTATAGCCGTTAGACGGTTCGCAGTGGCCATCGTTTTGAAGATATCCTACGGGCTCAACGTCGATAGCCCGGACAGCCAGTGGATTAAACTGGCGGAAGAGTCAGCCGAAGCGATAGGTAAATCAGGGCCGCCGGCAAGTTCGATCATGGATCGATTTCCTCTCAGTATGCTTTTTTCCTTCACTGGCATGTTGACCGTTGATACCTACTCATCAAATTTCCAGCAAGATACCTACCAACATGGCTACCCTTCATGGAACGCCTCCGCTACGCCCGAACCTGGCGCCACGCAATAGAAGACATCACCCGCCTCCCCTTCGAAGCAGCCATGTCCtcgcccacctccccaaccaaaaGCTTTGTCCACCACCGCATGGCCATCCACAACTCCAATCTCGAACGGTCTATCCCAAACGACTTCACCATCGAAGACATCAAAGGCGCCGCCGCAACCATAGTCATAGCAGGCAACGACACGGTATTTTCCCCTCCCGtccttttcccacccccTATTCTAACCTTTCCAGACCGCCGCCACATTGATGCTCCTGGTATTATACCTCCTCAAAAACCCTCACGTCCAATCCCTCGCCCATTCCGaaatctcctccctcccccataATCTCCCCActttctcctccctcccctccctccccttcacccacCTCCTACTCCAAGAAACCTACCGCCtaaaccccctctcccccctcggAATAccccactcctccctccacccgGACACCTACAAAGGAATGTACATCCCACCCAACACAATCATCTACCAAAACATTTGGGCCATgaaccacaacccctccatctACTCCGACCCCGACGACTTCATTCCCGAACGGTACCTCCCCGTTGAccaaggcggccgaggtgAGCCCCTGCCACAGGGAAATTTCggttttgggaggagggtctGTATAGGACGGCATCTGGCGGAGAATAGTCTGATGATTGTTTTGGCCACGATACTCGCGACGATGGAGATTGGCGAGCCGGAaacgggggaggtgggtgaggagtGGAGTTTTAGGGGGCAGGCGTACGTATTTCCTGATGTGAAAAGGTGGGATGATTGCTGACAGGAAACAGGATTGTAATGCCGTTTAGGGCTTCGTTTAGGCCGAGGTCGGACAAGATGAAAGAGTTGTTGGATGAGGCTGTTAAAAAGttggatgaagaggagggggaagattGTTAGTTAGTTGGGTTATCGTGAAGGTGGTGCTCGTGGACGTGACCcaagtattaaaaagtatttttgCTCGTTGTATCGACAGTAACGCTCCATATTTACCGGATCCCAAGCCCGAGCCATACCCAATATATGTACAAAAAAGAGTATGGCGCTCTGCACCGAGTCCAGTCCGGTGTGCAGAGTCCGCCGGGTATCATTAGTTAAATGTAATACTTCCCCTGAACTGAACAAATAAACGCCGTCATAGCTCATGATCATCATTATCGCCCCCTGGGACGAACGAGTCCCCTGGTCCACCAGTCCCCTCGTAGCCCTGCATTGTCTTGCAGTCAAGATAGTTGTTCTCGATAAACGGAGTGGCGATTTGCACCCCGTAGATCTCTGTCCACTCCTTATCTGCCCCTTGGAACAAGGCATTCGTCCTCGCCTTGACACTACCAAGCACAGCCCTAGGTGCATATTCCCCAGTCGACATGGTCGTGTTGAACAGTCTGATCATGTTGTCGCATGTCGTACCATTGGCAAAAGTCGGCTGGTTGGTGATATTCTTGAACAACTCCATCGGGTACGGGCTGAGGTTCAACGGAAGGCGCTTCATTTCCAACTCGATAAACTCGGCCGAGTTCACGCTTGAGCCCTTGAAGTGCGTGGCGCCGTTGGGTAGTGTCTCGTAGGCGTCGCAGAGAGGCTCGTACTCGGCTGGAGAGACAATGGTACCATAGGCTCGTGATCCATCCAAAGCAATGTCGTTGGTAGAACTGATAAGCTGCGCTGGTGCCCATCTGAAGGAGGAATACCCATCACCCATAAAGTCGAGGAACGGAAACTCGAACCCAAC encodes the following:
- a CDS encoding uncharacterized protein (EggNog:ENOG503NWDQ; COG:Q) produces the protein MSIVGSTSLKWGQVSRKHPRYAGICMLTVLPTSGCSMIAHRALRLEMPMDIRQLNHPSHQSSFSLVSTLLDSMTLLISFKQHFTYQLLDYLTIQSTILLLLLGISTYQVVHFLRARNRPLLPTSPPGEFLLGHYRLVPEDAAFKKYAEWSKEYNSDVLFFKTFGTKWIVLNSLESATELLEKRGSNYADRPRFVMFEE
- a CDS encoding uncharacterized protein (EggNog:ENOG503NWDQ; COG:Q), with the protein product MEPTHRMGWSPTLTWLRWGPKYHLHRKVLQPPFAKSKVGQYQDYQLREALICCKSMLDDPENWVIAVRRFAVAIVLKISYGLNVDSPDSQWIKLAEESAEAIGKSGPPASSIMDRFPLTRYLPTWLPFMERLRYARTWRHAIEDITRLPFEAAMSSPTSPTKSFVHHRMAIHNSNLERSIPNDFTIEDIKGAAATIVIAGNDTTAATLMLLVLYLLKNPHVQSLAHSEISSLPHNLPTFSSLPSLPFTHLLLQETYRLNPLSPLGIPHSSLHPDTYKGMYIPPNTIIYQNIWAMNHNPSIYSDPDDFIPERYLPVDQGGRGEPLPQGNFGFGRRVCIGRHLAENSLMIVLATILATMEIGEPETGEVGEEWSFRGQAIVMPFRASFRPRSDKMKELLDEAVKKLDEEEGEDC
- a CDS encoding uncharacterized protein (EggNog:ENOG503P28A), with the translated sequence MAFPFSILPISAAFVLVLSSLFLSLGKSAPANGGVCYSQDLPNILAESFPNSATGVLNATLAIIPISLESARRLIPPQYRILEGAYRSLLPDFPEGMYPVMLQAAHDHDVQFRAYGITIEDFSRVGFEFPFLDFMGDGYSSFRWAPAQLISSTNDIALDGSRAYGTIVSPAEYEPLCDAYETLPNGATHFKGSSVNSAEFIELEMKRLPLNLSPYPMELFKNITNQPTFANGTTCDNMIRLFNTTMSTGEYAPRAVLGSVKARTNALFQGADKEWTEIYGVQIATPFIENNYLDCKTMQGYEGTGGPGDSFVPGGDNDDHEL